DNA from Bacteroidota bacterium:
TTACTACATTAGTTGGAATTATTATTTGGTATTTTTCGTCCCTTCCAAAAGACCAAATAGCAAGAGTTTCAAGCATATCCAGCAATTTTATTTTATTCAGTATTATAATCGCTTTTATTTTAGGCGGGCTTTGGAAAAAAATAAATCTGTACGACTCTTTTATCGATGGCGCAAAAGAGGGTTTTGAAACATCCATAAAAATTATTCCCTATCTCATTGCTATGTTGGTTGCTATTGCAGCTTTCCGAGAATCTGGTGTAATGCACGCTTTTATAAGAGGTGCGGAAATAGCTATTGGCGCAGTGGGCATGCCAACTGATTTTGTGGGTGCATTACCTACGGCTATCATGAAACCTTTGAGTGGCAGCGGTGCCCGTACGATGATGGTTGATGCCATGAAAACATATGGAGCCGACTCTTTCGTGGGAAGGTTGTCTTGCATGATACAAGGATCGGCAGATACAACATTTTTTATTGTAGCACTTTATTTTGGTTCTGTTGGTATTAAAAAAACTCGTTATGCTATCACCTGTGGTTTAATTGCAGATTTGGCAGGACTTATAGCGGCAATTCTTACCGCATATGTGTTTTTTAGTTGATAATTCGCGAAAAGTATCTAGATAGCACTAGTCATGACTTAGCATTTATTTATGGAGGCGAACGAGACTCCTGCACGCTGAGGCATTTGAAAGGTATAGAGCAAAGTACCGTTTTTCATATACTATCGAATTTTTATAATTAATACTTATATTTAATACACACTCTCACAAACTAAAAAATGGCACTCCAATTCCCTTCTTTATCAGTAGTTGTTACAGGTGTACAAAACACAATTAAACGATTTCCGTTTGTACTTGCTTCTGCAATTATTGCAAGTGCGGTTTCCATGTATATGCTTGAACTGAAAGGAGCTGAAGAGTACAACCATGAATATCTTTGGAAAATTGTGATGTGCTGTTGGCTCGGGTTGAACTTGTTTCTGTCCATATCTCTGATTGCGGAACAGGGCAACCATAGTACGACCCAAAAGTATGCAGCACAATTTTTTGGAATTACAATTCTTATCGTCTATTATTTTATCCTTCCCGAATTTGGAAGAATATCTATTTCCGATGGGACCCGATATTTTCTTTTCAGCTTAGGACTACACTTGCTCGTTTCATTTTCACCTTTCATCGCACGCGGATGGATAAATGGCTTTTGGCAATTCAACAAAACACTGTTTCTGCGTTTTCTTCTTTCCGCATTTTATTCGGCCGTACTTTATCTTGGCATTGCTCTTGCTGTTTTTGCAATTGATCAGTTGTTTAGTGTTCATATAAAAGGCCACCGCTATGCGCAACTTTGGTTTTTTATTGCAGGCGTTTTCAATACCTGGTTGTTTCTTGCGGGAGTTCCAAAAAATTTGGAAGAGTTGGAAAATGTTACTGATTATCCGAAAGGATTAAAAATGTTTACTCAGTTTGTTTTGCTTCCGTTGGTGGCTATTTACCTTGCCATTTTGTATGCATACGGAATAAAGATTAGCATTCATTGGGAGCTACCAAAAGGTTGGGTGTCGTGGTTGGTAAATGCATTTTCAGTTTTCGGAATTCTTTCATTGCTTCTTATTTGGCCTTTGCGTAACGATGAAGGCAACAAATGGATTAGCACATTCTCGCGTTGGTTTTACCGCGCGCTGTTTCCTTTACTTGTTTTACTTGGAGTTGCAATCGGAAAAAGGGTACTACAATATGGAATTACAGAAAACCGGTATTTTGTGTTGGTGGTAGCGCTCTGGCTGACGGGTATTGCCGCTTATTTTCTACTAAGTAAGGCAAAAAATATTAAAGTAATTCCAGTTACACTTTTCTTTATAGCTTTTCTTTCTTCGTTTGGGCCATGGGGAGCATTCAGTATCTCAGAAAAATCACAGGTAAATAGATTGAAAAAGCTGCTGACAGAAGAAAAAATACTGGTGGACGGAAAAATCAAGAAAGCTGCCAATATTAATTCTAATAAAAATCAGATTAGTTCGATTGTGCATTATTTGGCCAAACACCATCGTTTCGATGCCATTAAACCTTGGTTTAACGAAAATCTTGATTCTATTTTTGCACCAATTACCAATTATACCTACTATACAAGAAGGTATAATTATCGACATGATGCAGAAAAAATTCTTGCGCTGATGGGAGTGGGAGATAATTATTCTGGTTACAACTATAATGAAGGGGATGATAAAGGGGATATACAAAGAAATGCAGAACCCGTACATACCCTCAGAGACTCGAAGGATACAGAGAAAAGTGCAGAAATCCATACACCAGATGTAAACACGGTGGCGATGAAAAGATTTAATTACTATTCGGATGATATTAAAAAGCGGGAAGCAATTTCAGTAAGGGGGTTTGATTATTCCTTCAACTTCAGCAGTGCCTTTTATGATAGCGATGATAAATATTCTTATGACGAAACGTATAGTCAGATTTATTTCGGAAAAGATTCTGGTTTCGTGAGATATTCAAAGGATAACAAAGGGTATGTTTTTATGATGAACGGAAAAGAAATTCTTCAGTTGGATTTGAAAGAGCAAGTGAAAAAAATTTCCGAGTATGTAATGAAACATAAAGAACATCAATACGTCCAATATATTCCCACGACAATGATAACTTACGAAGGTCAAAATGATTTTGTTCGGGTAAAAATATATTTTTCTAGCATCCAGGGAGAAATATCGAAAAAAGAAACAACAGTTACGCAAATGGGAGGGGTTATGCTTTTGAGAATCAACTCACCAACAGATTCTATTAATCAGGCTGCGACTCCCAAACACCAACAATAAGCGCCCGTTGTTAATATTTTTATTTGGAACAAACCCCTTTTCACAGTAGATTTACAGAAATATAAGGTCTAGAATTAATCTTTAAAAAAACTGTATTGTTTTTCAATTTATTTTGTAATCAATAAAATCAAATTAATATGGCAGGAGTAAACAAAGTAATTTTAGTAGGAAACTTAGGAAAAGATCCTGAAGTTCGTTATTTAGAGGGCGGAACAGCGGTTGCTAATTTTTCATTAGCTACTACCGAGTCTTACAAAGACAAAACAGGTAAACGTGTAGATCAAACAGAGTGGCACAATGTGGTTGCTTGGAGAGGTTTGGCAGAAGTTGCAGAAAAATATTTGCGTAAAGGAATGCAAGTATTTATTGAAGGGAAAATTAGAACCCGTAAATGGCAAGATAAAGAAGGGAAAGACAGATATACAACAGAAATACTGGCTGACAACCTTACTATTCTTGGAAAAAAAGAAGATAATGGAGGAGGCCAAGCCAGTGGTTCTTCTATGAGTTCGTCTAATGTATCTGCTGAGGCTCCAATAACAGCTGATGACGGAAGTGTAGATGATCTCCCTTTTTAAATAGAAACTGAATAATTAAAAGAGCTCGAAAATCAATGGTTTTCGAGCTCTTTTTTTATGCAACAACCGAACTTTTTTGCAACTTAGCGATTGTATAGATCATACTATGGACACTACAAATTTTAAATACTGCAATAGTCTAACAAGCTATTCACGCTTTGTTACGAGAGAAGTTAAGGTTGGGGATATTGGTATTGGTGGAAACAATCCAATTCGGTTGCAATCCATGACCACCACTGACACAATGGATACTATAAAAACGGTAGAACAATCTATTCGCATGATTGAGGCGGGGTGTGAATTGGTGCGTATTACAGCTCCAAGTTTGAAAGAGGCACAAAATCTATTAGAGATTAAAAACGAATTGCGCAAGCGTGGATATAAAACACCCTTAGTTGCAGATATTCATTTTACACCCAATGCCGCAGAGCTTGCTGCACGTATTATTGAGAAGGTGCGTGTGAATCCGGGAAACTATGCCGATAAGAAAAAATTTGAACACATTGATTATACTACCAATGAGTATGAAGCTGAATTAGAGCGTATTCGCGAGCGTTTTACCCCATTGGTTAAAATTTGTAAGGAGTATGGTACTGCTATGCGTATAGGTACAAATCATGGTTCGTTGAGTGATCGAATTTTGAGTAGATATGGTGATACTCCTTTGGGCATGGTAGAGTCGGCTTTTGAGTTTTTGAGAATATGTGAAGATAACGACTATAGAAACATTGTTATTTCTATGAAAGCAAGCAACCCGCAAGTAATGGTACAAGCGTATCGTTTGTTGGTGGCTAAAATGATAGAAACAAATAGAAATTATCCTCTGCATTTGGGTGTTACAGAGGCGGGCGATGGAGAAGATGGAAGAATAAAATCTGCGATAGGAATTGGAACCTTGCTAGAAGATGGCTTGGGAGATACGGTTCGCGTATCACTTACTGAAGAACCAGAGTTTGAAATTCCTGTAGCAAGAGCATTGGTTAGCAGATATACAAATCGGATCAATACGAATCAAATTCCCAGAACCGAAATCTCGAATTTGACATTTTCTCCCTTGGAATATAATAGGCGCGAAACCATTGCTATTTCCAATATTGGCGGTAAGCACGCACCAGTAGTAATAGCTGATTATAGCAGATTCGAGATAATTACCCCAACAGATTTGACGCACATAGGATATAACTATAGCGAGGAGCTGGATAAATGGAATATTACCGACATGGCTGCTGATTATGTTTATTCCAAGCATTTATTAGATTTTCAGTTGCCTGGATTATTAAAGGTAATTACAACACCTGCTGTATGGTCAACAGCAGCAGATAAGTCAAAGTACTTTCCCCTATATGAAGCAGATGAATATCTAAAAGCAACTGAGAAATCGCATGTAATGAATTTTGTGATGTTGGATTGCTTTACAAAGGAAGATGCGAATTATGATAGTTTATTAACTACACTAAGTAAAGATAAAACGGTTGTATTGTGTTTGAGCAGTCAAAATAGCCATACCATGCCGGCTGTAAGAAAAATGTTTTTTGAGTTGTTGCAACGTACTATTAAAAATCCTGTCGTAATTATTTCAGATAGTAATTATACGAACATGGACGATACCTTGATTAATTATTCGATTGAGTCGGGTGCATTGTTATTGGATGGTTTTGGCGATGGTGTTTGTTTTGGTTGGAGTAATTTATTTACCTCAAAAGAAGAATTACTCAAGAAGACAAATGATGTTGCCTTCGGGATATTGCAGGCTACACGTACACGTATTTCAAAAACAGAATATATTTCTTGTCCTTCTTGCGGCCGCACGTTGTTTGACTTACAAGAAACAACCGCTAAAATACGCTCCAGAACCGACCATTTAAAAGGAGTTAAAATTGGTATTATGGGATGCATCGTAAATGGGCCAGGGGAGATGGCAGATGCAGATTATGGATACGTAGGAACAGGAATTGGGAAAATAACATTGTATAAAGGCAAAGAAGTTGTAAAAAGAAATATTGCTTCGGAGCAAGCGGTAGATGCGTTGATTGATTTGATTAAGCAACATGGAGATTGGGTAGAGAAGACAAGTGTGGAATAGATGAAACAAATCAGCCCAATACACCATATAAACAAACCCATCGAAGAGGTATTTGATACTATTTCAAACATAACATTATTTGCAGAGCATCATCCCTTGATGCGTAAGGCGGAATGTGTAGGAGAAAATAAATATGTGATGTATGAGAATATGAAGTTATTTCAGGGAGTAATGATTCCTTTTTCATATAACGCAGAAATAACGCAATTGGAAAAGAATAGAAAAGTAGAAATTGTTGCGAAGCCGAATTTTTTGATGTCTATTCTATTGTCGTTTAGCTTTATTGAGTTGAAGGGAAAAACGGAGGTACGCGAACTAGTTACTGTTAAAGGACCGTGGCCCTTTTCAACTATTTTGATAAATCTAATTCGCACCACACATTTGCAATTGATAGAATCAATTCGTAAATCTTAAGTGGCATTGATCGTTTACAAATGAGTTCTCGACTCCGCTCGAACCAGCTTCTGATTAACTGATTCAAACAAAGTCGAGAATACAGTATTGAAATTATTTATACTACTCCTTTACAAATCGAACGATGCTTTCTTGGTTATTTGTGCTTTTTACTTTTGCAAAATAAACACCGGCACTAAGGCTTTGAATATCTATTTCATTGCTTTGTGTGTGTTGTACACTAAGTACAGTATTCCCCAAAACATCTATGATTTGTATGCTTTCAATTGCTGAATTTATTTTTACAGAAAGCTTGTTGGTAGCAGGATTTGGGAATACACCAATTGAAATTTTTGGTTTATTGACATTTCCAACTGAAGCAAGATTGTTACAGGTAGGAAGCAAACCACTATTATAAAAAGCTTGTATCTGCTGTGCTCTTTGTTTTAGTAATCCAACACTTGCCCCATTGTTTTGCCCTGCGGCTGCTCTAGAGAATACAAATGCAATATCTAAATCTATAATTCCTCCGGCAAGCAAGGTGTCTATATCTACACTCCCTAATCCTCTTCTATCGCCTGGAGTTACAGTTTCTATCCAACCTGCCGGCACTTCCGGAAAACCGGAAAACATGTAAGGTGTTGGTGCATTGCCGCCTCTTCCGTTTCCTCCATAGGTTATTGGTAAACCGTCTCTCCATTTTGCATTCATGTAGTTGTAATAATCACTTGCGTTTGTCGGGTTCCCAGCTAGCGTATTGTCGTTGTTATAGTACGTGAAACCGCTCATTTGTTTATTCAAGAATACAATCCCTTCTGCGCCAAGCGCTGTGCCATATCCCACAATTCCTCCCGAAGAAGCATCATTGTTATCTCCATTGTATCCATAGTACATATTTAGTGTGCTATCACAACCTATATAATCATCAAATGGTCCGCCAATATCTAAATCGCTCCATAAACCAACCTTTGTGTTATGTAGGGTTAACGATGATTTATTTATTATTTTATAGTTTAAGAAAATCGTATTGTTTAGTGCGGTATCGGAGTAGCATTTGTAGGCGTATGCCATTCCATGAATCTCCAAACCTATTTGAGCAGAGCTTGTTTCGGTATGTGCATGTAGTTTATCGTTAAAAATAAAGTAAACCGCTTGATCTCCTTTAATGATAGGATAATCACCGTTTGCGGGATCGTAAATAGTATTTCCGTTAAAGTCAAAAAATGGAGTCATATCACTACTGAACGAACTACCACCCTTTCCCGGCCAATCGATAATTTCCTGCGGAATAGTTGTAAATAAACCAAGTTTAAAGCTATCAATCGTTGATTTGTTTATTCTCCACACTTTATCGTATTGGACAGATGTAGCTGCATCAATAGA
Protein-coding regions in this window:
- a CDS encoding DUF4153 domain-containing protein, with the translated sequence MALQFPSLSVVVTGVQNTIKRFPFVLASAIIASAVSMYMLELKGAEEYNHEYLWKIVMCCWLGLNLFLSISLIAEQGNHSTTQKYAAQFFGITILIVYYFILPEFGRISISDGTRYFLFSLGLHLLVSFSPFIARGWINGFWQFNKTLFLRFLLSAFYSAVLYLGIALAVFAIDQLFSVHIKGHRYAQLWFFIAGVFNTWLFLAGVPKNLEELENVTDYPKGLKMFTQFVLLPLVAIYLAILYAYGIKISIHWELPKGWVSWLVNAFSVFGILSLLLIWPLRNDEGNKWISTFSRWFYRALFPLLVLLGVAIGKRVLQYGITENRYFVLVVALWLTGIAAYFLLSKAKNIKVIPVTLFFIAFLSSFGPWGAFSISEKSQVNRLKKLLTEEKILVDGKIKKAANINSNKNQISSIVHYLAKHHRFDAIKPWFNENLDSIFAPITNYTYYTRRYNYRHDAEKILALMGVGDNYSGYNYNEGDDKGDIQRNAEPVHTLRDSKDTEKSAEIHTPDVNTVAMKRFNYYSDDIKKREAISVRGFDYSFNFSSAFYDSDDKYSYDETYSQIYFGKDSGFVRYSKDNKGYVFMMNGKEILQLDLKEQVKKISEYVMKHKEHQYVQYIPTTMITYEGQNDFVRVKIYFSSIQGEISKKETTVTQMGGVMLLRINSPTDSINQAATPKHQQ
- a CDS encoding single-stranded DNA-binding protein, with product MAGVNKVILVGNLGKDPEVRYLEGGTAVANFSLATTESYKDKTGKRVDQTEWHNVVAWRGLAEVAEKYLRKGMQVFIEGKIRTRKWQDKEGKDRYTTEILADNLTILGKKEDNGGGQASGSSMSSSNVSAEAPITADDGSVDDLPF
- the ispG gene encoding (E)-4-hydroxy-3-methylbut-2-enyl-diphosphate synthase, with protein sequence MDTTNFKYCNSLTSYSRFVTREVKVGDIGIGGNNPIRLQSMTTTDTMDTIKTVEQSIRMIEAGCELVRITAPSLKEAQNLLEIKNELRKRGYKTPLVADIHFTPNAAELAARIIEKVRVNPGNYADKKKFEHIDYTTNEYEAELERIRERFTPLVKICKEYGTAMRIGTNHGSLSDRILSRYGDTPLGMVESAFEFLRICEDNDYRNIVISMKASNPQVMVQAYRLLVAKMIETNRNYPLHLGVTEAGDGEDGRIKSAIGIGTLLEDGLGDTVRVSLTEEPEFEIPVARALVSRYTNRINTNQIPRTEISNLTFSPLEYNRRETIAISNIGGKHAPVVIADYSRFEIITPTDLTHIGYNYSEELDKWNITDMAADYVYSKHLLDFQLPGLLKVITTPAVWSTAADKSKYFPLYEADEYLKATEKSHVMNFVMLDCFTKEDANYDSLLTTLSKDKTVVLCLSSQNSHTMPAVRKMFFELLQRTIKNPVVIISDSNYTNMDDTLINYSIESGALLLDGFGDGVCFGWSNLFTSKEELLKKTNDVAFGILQATRTRISKTEYISCPSCGRTLFDLQETTAKIRSRTDHLKGVKIGIMGCIVNGPGEMADADYGYVGTGIGKITLYKGKEVVKRNIASEQAVDALIDLIKQHGDWVEKTSVE
- a CDS encoding SRPBCC family protein, producing MKQISPIHHINKPIEEVFDTISNITLFAEHHPLMRKAECVGENKYVMYENMKLFQGVMIPFSYNAEITQLEKNRKVEIVAKPNFLMSILLSFSFIELKGKTEVRELVTVKGPWPFSTILINLIRTTHLQLIESIRKS
- a CDS encoding T9SS type A sorting domain-containing protein, whose protein sequence is MKKELLILSFAFLGKTFDTKAQDSAYLDLNSIKAAFYSDGGLFSNGQVSHFEAPKGSGSSTMFVSQLWIGGLDAGGNLRTACQTYKQTGSDFWPGPLDPITDSIDAATSVQYDKVWRINKSTIDSFKLGLFTTIPQEIIDWPGKGGSSFSSDMTPFFDFNGNTIYDPANGDYPIIKGDQAVYFIFNDKLHAHTETSSAQIGLEIHGMAYAYKCYSDTALNNTIFLNYKIINKSSLTLHNTKVGLWSDLDIGGPFDDYIGCDSTLNMYYGYNGDNNDASSGGIVGYGTALGAEGIVFLNKQMSGFTYYNNDNTLAGNPTNASDYYNYMNAKWRDGLPITYGGNGRGGNAPTPYMFSGFPEVPAGWIETVTPGDRRGLGSVDIDTLLAGGIIDLDIAFVFSRAAAGQNNGASVGLLKQRAQQIQAFYNSGLLPTCNNLASVGNVNKPKISIGVFPNPATNKLSVKINSAIESIQIIDVLGNTVLSVQHTQSNEIDIQSLSAGVYFAKVKSTNNQESIVRFVKE